One Lycium barbarum isolate Lr01 chromosome 5, ASM1917538v2, whole genome shotgun sequence genomic window carries:
- the LOC132642262 gene encoding uncharacterized protein LOC132642262, which yields MTMPQWLNAEQWEKLKAYWQTPEFIAKSEQAKAARASQKGGSLHTAGARSQGHVARTMKKATGQMPTQDQLFLKTHTKKKKQESDPTLWVEDKARNSYVSDNFII from the exons atgacgatgccccaatggctaaatgctgaacagtgggagaaacttaaggcatattggcaaactcctgagtttatcgccaagtctgagcaggcaaaggctgcccgtgcatcccagaaaggtggctctttgcacactgcgggtgcaagaagtcaggggcacgtggctaggacaatg aaaaaagctacgggacagatgccaactcaggatcagctattcctaaagacccacacaaaaaagaagaagcaggagTCGGATCCGACCTTATGGGTTGAGGACAAGGCTCGTAattcctatgtaagtgataattttattatttaa
- the LOC132642263 gene encoding uncharacterized protein LOC132642263: protein MEKAKQVVGSSSSSSSFTNELFGPKKPSNSSLFGSVFGPNSTIMDLTEAGETNTKDKTLMYQNEKVEAPCNLSSSIYYGGQDVYPPTTQTTGSLNNIVKKDGRDDGSNSASRGNWWEGSLYY, encoded by the exons ATGGAAAAGGCAAAGCAAGTTGTtggttcctcttcttcttcttcatcgttCACCAATGAACTCTTTGGTCCAAAAAAGCCCTCAAACTCGTCCCTCTTTGGTTCTGTTTTTGGTCCAAATTCCACG ATAATGGATCTAACAGAAGCAGGGGAGACAAATACTAAGGACAAGACTTTAATGTATCAAAATGAAAAAGTAGAAGCTCCATGTAATTTAAGCTCATCCATCTACTATGGTGGCCAAGATGTTTATCCTCCAACTACCCAGACCACTGGCTCCCTGAATAATATT GTCAAGAAAGATGGGAGAGACGATGGTTCAAACTCTGCTTCAAGAGGAAATTGGTGGGAGG GATCACTTTACTACTAA